Below is a genomic region from Granulicella sibirica.
CCGCGATGAAAGCAGATGTCCTTCGCCGCCGTGATGGTCCCGTCCGTCAACCGGTACAGAACCACCCGCTCGTCCAGCAGCTTGGCCGCGTACGGCTTGTCCGTAATCTCATGCGAGAACGCAACCGGGTACCAGAAAGGTGCGAGCGCCCGCCAGTCCGCCTCAGGAAACGTGCACTCCCGGGGCAGCGGAACCGCGTTGAGAGCTGCCGGTGCCGTCAACTCAGAGCTCGGGACAAAGGATGTCAGGGGTTCCATGACCCATTATGGTCTGGGACGAAGAAATCCATCAACCAAAACCGCTTAGGCAAGTTTGACGAAGTGCATCGCGGCCGAGTTCATGCAGTACCGCAGCCCTGTCGGACGCGGACCATCATCGAACACATGCCCAAGATGCGCGTCGCACTCCCGGCAGGAGATCTCCGTCCGCGCCATGCCGAGGCTCCGGTCCGTCGTCTCGACGACGTTCTCCTTGGCGATCGGCTGCCAGAAGCTCGGCCATCCCGTTCCGGATTCGAACTTCGTCTCGGAACTGAACAACGCGTTATCGCAGCACACGCACCGGAAGATCCCCCGCGCATGCAGGTCCCACGTGTCACCGCTGTACGGACGCTCGGTTCCAGCATTCCGCGTCACGTCGAACGAGATCGGCGAAAGCTGCTTCTGCCAATCCGCGTCCGGCTTCACGACATGCGGAACGACGGCCTTCCCCGTAGGCTTGCCGTCTGCGCCGAAGTTGACGATCGTCACCGTCGCCGGTCCGTCGCCTCTGCGGTCATGCGCCGACGCCACTCCCGGAAGGCGCGCCGACCAGAGCGCGACCGCGCCAAGAACCCCGGCGGTCGTAAACAGGAACGCCCTTCGCGTCGAACCTGTAGTGTGGCTTCCACCATTTGCATCGAAATCGTTCCGGTTCATCATCGGGTTGCTCCTAATTCTTTTAACGCTCCACCGGATGAGACAGATTTCCTTCCCTTAGGTTACAGATCGGGAACCGTCACTGGAGGATATTTCCGCTATCCCGTACGATGGACCCTGATGACCGATGGCGATCTACGTGCATGCAAAGTCACTGAAGGTAGCGGAAACGTGCTTCTCGAGCGCGTCTACCCCGCGCCCGGGCACGCATCCCTCACCGCCTTCCAGCGTGACCGCGACCGCATCGTCCAGGCCCGGGCCTTCCGGCGCCTCGCCGGCAAGACCCAGGTCTTCACCTCCCGCGCCTCCGACCACTTCCGCTCTCGCCTCACCCACACCATCGAAGTCGCGCAGATCGCCCGCAACGTCGCCTCCGCGCTCGGTCTGAACGAAGACCTCGCCGAGACCCTCGCTCTCGTCCACGACATCGGCCATCCGCCGTTCGGCCACGCCGGCGAACGCGCCCTCGACGCCTGCCTCCAGCGCCACGGCCTCCGCTTCGACCACAACCTGCACGCCCTCCGCATCGTCGAGCACTTCGAGCAGCGCTACGCCGCGCATCGCGGCCTCAACCTCACCCTCGGCGTCCGCGAAGGCATCGTCAAGCACTCCCGAGACTACGACTCTGTCACACACCCTGAGCTCTCCTCCTACTTTCTTGACCAGAGCCCGCCCCTCGAAGCCCAGTTGATCGACCTCGCCGACGAGATCGCCTACCTCACCGCGGACCTCGACGACGGCGTCGAATCCGGCCTCCTCGAGATCAACCACATCCGCAGCCAGGTCAGCATCCTCGCCCGCTGCTACGAGGTGGTGGAGCGTGAGCACACCGGTGTCGAAGAGAAGTTCCTCTTCAATGAAGCCCTGCAGCTCATGCAGAACACCCTTATCGACGACCTCATCCGCACCACCCGCCAGGGAGCCGAGGCAATCGGGGCGAAGTCGCTCGCGGACATCCGCAACCACCCGCAGCGCCTCTCCGTCTTCTCCCCGCAAGCCGAAAGCGAGCGCCTGGAAGAAAAGCGCTACCTCTACAACACCCTCTACTCCTGCCCCGCTCTCACCCTCGAGCACGATAAGGCGGAAGAGGTCGTGACCAAGCTCTTTGACTTCTGGATGGAAAACCTGGAAGAGCTGCCGCAGGGCTACATCGACGAGGTCGAATCCGAAGGCCACGCCCGCGTCGTCGCCGACTACATCGCCGGCATGACCGACAGCTTCATCCTCCAGCAGTACGTCGGCGTCAAACGCATGGTCAAACCCGGCACCCGCCGCTAACCTTTGCCTTTGCCTTGCTTGTTGCCATTCCCGAAGGGAATCTGCGTCTGCCCATATTGACGGTCTAACGCCAAAGGCGTACGTTTAGCGGCGCGAGCCTATCTTCCGGTTAGAGGAGACACGAGCGCGTGACGAACCGTCTTTTCTTTTCTTGTCTGCTGACCCTTTCCGTAACCGGCTGGGCACAGACTGCCTCGCAGCCGCCTGCCTCGACTGACGAGCCGATCACCACGCTCAAGGTCGCGACCCGCGTCGTCGAGATCTCCGCAGTGGTCAAAAGCAAGGATGGCGAGCCTCGGGGAGGCATGACCAAGGACGACTTCGTCCTCAAGCAGGATGGCAGGGAAGAGCCCATCCACTATTTCTCGCAGGGCTCGGAGCTTCCTCTCACCCTTGCCCTCATGGTCGACACGAGCGGAAGCCAGCGCACATTCATCGGCGACGAATCCCTCGCCAGCGACGTCTTCTTCGAAACCATGCTTGGCCGCAGGGAAGACCGAGCGATGCTCGTGCAGTTCGACAACAGCATTCTCCAATTGAAGAGCCTGACGAGCTCCGCGAACGCCCTGCATCTCGCCCTCTCCGGCCTCAGCTCTCATGCCTCCGCCGTCGGCGGAACCCTGCTCAACGATGCAGTCTACATCGTCGCCAAGGAGGTCCTTGCCAGGGAGACCGGACGCAAGGCGATGGTGATTCTCACCGATGGCGGCGACAACGGAAGCCGTAAGACAGTCGAACAGGCGATCGAGCAGGCTCAGCGCGGCGACATCCAGATCTACTCCATCCTCTACAGCGCCAGGGACGTTGCCAACGGCTACGGTATCTCGCGCCCACCCGGAACTGACAACGGAAAAGCCATTCTGCAGAAGCTTTCCGAAAGCACAGGCGGTCGCGTCTTTACTGTCAGTCACTCGATAAGCCTGCGCGAGATCTTCGCTGAAATCGGCCAGGACCTGCGCTTGCAGTACGAGGTCGGCTACACCCCGCCACCAGACCTTCAGCCCAACAGCTATCACAAGCTGGAACTGCGAGCGAAGGACAAGAAACTAAGCGTCCAGGCCCGAAAAGGCTTTTTCGCCCAACCCTGAGGGCGGAGAGTTGCCGTTGCCCTTTGGTTGTCATTCCCGAAAGGGAGTCTGGGTTTTCTCTTGCCCTTGCGGTCACCGGCGAAGCCCATCTCACCCACCGATAAAAAGAAAATTCTTCAAATTCTGGGCCAAAAACGCATGTCAAGCCCCTAAACACCGTAACCCCAACAAAACAAAGCGAAAAGCCCCTGTCCTTTTAGTTACGGTTAATCTTCTACACTTAAATAAGTGGAAGCAGAGTCGTCCCCAGGGACAAAAAAGGCTCTCATCGACAGCTAAGTCTTTTCGTGTCTAATATTTAGCCGCAACTCCTTTGATATCTTATATTTGCAGGAGATGGAATCCTGTAAGTATATGACAGAAAAAGACTTACGCCCCGGCTATGGGGAGGGGGGTGGCCCTTAGGAACGTGCGAACTGCGACTCCATCGGAGCCTGGTAGCTCACCGCAAGATGCGGAGTCTCTACCCTCTGGTTCAGCCGATGCCGGGAAGTGAGACAGGCCTCCAGAACACCCGACGTCAGAAGCGTCCGCTGCACAGGATATGGCGCAGCCTTCGTAACGAACATCTGCTCGATCTTCGCCGCGAGGCACGCCGAGTACGTCTGGTTCGGATTCGGGGTCGTGAAGAACTGCGTCGAGACCGTGCCATGATCCGCGACGCGCACCGAGATGTTGAAGTCGCGAACCGCACCGTTGAGCATCAGCAGCGTCGCTCGCGTGCCGTCGTTGTACTCGATGCAGTAAGCAAAGGGATCCTTCACCAGTTGCGGCAGAATTCCCTCGACGGTCAGATCCTGCGGCCGTCCATCGAGCACGCTCAGCCCCAACGGCGTGTCACTGCGTGAAAGCGCCGAGCTGAGCAGGTCCTTCGACCAGCGGCCAGCGCTCGCCGCCGCCCAGACGTCGTCGCCTTCGAGCATCTGTGTGTTGCTGATCGGGTAGGTGCCGTGCTCGGCGACGACGACCACTCCATCGACGGCGAGCTTGCCTGTGCCTAGAGTCAGCGCGTCGGCGATCGTCGGGCAGATCTTCATGGTGGGATGGCGATCCGCGCGCTCCTGGAAGATGTCTCCCTCACCATGCTGATCGACGAAGAGTGAGACGACGTCCATCTCGGGGCGGTGATAAACGCCTTTCCATCCGTAGCCATCAAGGAGGCGGTCGACGACGTGCTGCGGATGCAGGTACTTCTTGTACGCTGTCGTGATGGCGGCGAGACGTGGCCGCTTTGGAGGTGTCCCGCTCAATGCCATGCAGAGCTCCTTCGATCTTGTATGGACTCTTTTGGACTGGATACTTCGCGGAATATAGCAAGATGCGCGTAGTGGCATACTCAGGTAAACATCGTGGCTGACTGGAGTTAGGACATATGGACTATAAGGACAAAGGGAAGATCGCATGCTGACACGACGCCGATTTCTCGGATATGCCGCACTGGCTCCAGCAGCGCTGCATCCCTCGCTGTGGGCCCAGGTTGCATCGCAGTCGACCACCGATCTTCCTGCGCCCGTGATCTCCGCGAAGGCACTGGCAATTCATAAGCGAGCGCTTGTATTTGACGGACACGTTCACGCGCTTGACCGAGAGTTCTACCACGGTGGCAGCATGGGCACACGCAGCCCCGTAGGCCAGTGGGACCTGGTTCGCGCGCGTGAGGGTGGAGTTGGCGCCTTCTTTCTCTCGGTCTTCATTCCCGAGGAGTACTACCCGAGCCGCTTCGAGACCAAGCAGGCCTTTCGGCGCGTGGACCATGCTCTGCGCCAACTGGAGATGAATCGCGACCAGGTTGAGCTTGCGCTGAATGCGGATGACATCGAACGCATTCGCGCCAAGGGGAAGCTTGCGGCGGTTCTCGATATCGAAGGAAGCTATGACCTCGATGGCGACCTGGGTGTCCTGCGCGATCTTTACCAGCTTGGCGTGCGGTCGGCCCAGCTGTCGGCGCATAACTGGGACCAGAACTATGCGGACGCGTGCTGCTCGCCACCGAAGTGGAATGGCTTGAATGAACATGGGCGCGACCTGATCCGCGAGATGAACCGGCTGGGGATGGTGATTAACGTGTCGCACTCGTCTGACCAGACGATTTCGCAGGCGATCGAGCTAAGTGATGTCCCGATCGTCTCCACGCATCATGGGCTCAGGGCCATCAATGATATTCCGCGCAACATGCCCGATAACCTGCTGAAGAAGCTGGCGGCCAAGGGTGGGGTCATGGGATTTCAGATCGGCAGCGAGTTTGCGTACCCGCGTGAGTATGCGTGGCTGACTGAGCATCGGCATAAAACGTTCTGGGATACGACGAGCATTCCGGATCGGGTGAAGGGGAAGACGATCTACGAGGTTGACGAGCTTGTTGCGCCGCAGTTTCCGATGCTTGGGGCGCAGGTTCCGGAGTCGGTTCAGATGGCGGTCGATGACTGGGTCGCGGTTGTCGACAGGGCGATTCAGCTTGTGGGCGAAGATCATATCTCGATCGGCTCAGACTTTGATGGTGGACCGACCCTTGCCAAGGGGATGCGGGATGTTCGTGACCTCCCGATGATCACCGACGCGATGCTACGACGCGGCTACTCGGAGGAGCGGATCGATAAGTTCTGGGGCGGCAACCTTCTGCGCGTTTTCAAGCAGATAACGCAAACACGCGGATGACTCGTCCGTGCGAGAGCGGAGAGCACGAATATACTGGGCGTGCCGGCTATCTCCTCCGCGACAAGGTTTTCCTATGTTCACGCGCTCTCGTTTCCGCACATCGGCCTTGCTTCTCGCTTGCGTTCTGACGATCCCTGCTCTCCGCGTTCAGGCACAGGAGGTGGGTTCCGCGCCGGTCAAGAAGCAGCTTCCTGCCGATGAGCGGGCTTACAAGGCAGCGCGATCGATCAACGATCCGGCACAGTGCCTGGCGGCCATGCGGGCGTTCGTGAAGGAGTATCCGAAGAGCAGCCGTATTGGCCGCGCACAGGATGCGATCTTTACTCTGCTCGTTGAGAACTTTCCGGAGAGGACATCCGAGATCGATGGGCAGCTCAAGTACCTGGTGAAGCACTCCGGAAAGGGAAGTGGGCATTTTCAGACGGAGACGGACCTCGCTTATCAGCTTGCGGAGGCCGGGACGTCGGGGGTTGAACTGCCGCGAGCGGAGAAGCTTGCGAAGGATGCCGTAAACCATCTGCAGGAGACGGCATTTTCACAGGAGATGCTGGCGTCTTACGTCAAGTTCAAGGTTCCGCCACCGAAGCAGCTTGAGATCCATGCCCAGTTCGCCAGGACGCGCGCTGAGGCGGTTGCTGTGCTGGCGGATGTGTATCTGCGCGAGAACAAGCAGCAGCAGGGTGCGGCACTCGTTGCCGAGGCCTATGCCTTGGATCCCATGGTCGATGATGTCAACACGGAGAGGGGGCGTCTGGCGCTGTTGAACCATGATGATGCGCTTGCGCTCGAGTCTTTCGAACGGGCGCAGCTTCTTGGGTCGATGAAGGCGCCCGACCGCGAGAAGATGATGCAGCTCTATCGGCAGGCGCATGGTGGAAACGATGCCAGTTTCACCGCCGACATGGATGCCCGCTATGCCGAGCTCTATCCGCCGGCATTTACTCCTGGCAAGGTTGCTGCTGTTCCCGGTGGACATACGGTGCTGCTTGAACTCTTTACCGGATCCGGCTGTCCGCCCTGTATTGGCGGAGATATTGCTGTCGAGGGCGTGCTTGAGGCTTATCCGCGCAGCGAGGTCGTTGCGCTTGCTTTCGATCAGCACATTCCGGAGCCCGATCCGCTGACGAATCCTGACTCGGTGGCGCGGGCGGAGGTGTATGACATCGCGCACACGCCGGAGTATGTGATCGATGGGAAGGTTCAGCCTATCTACGGAGCGAGGCGTGAGGGAAGCGAAGATCTCTATGGGAAGATCGCCAAGGCTGTGGATGCCGCGGCCCCGATCGTGACGGGAGTGGAGTTGAAGGTTTCTGCTGCGAAGGCTGATGGCGGGCTCATTCATGCGCAGGCGGTTGTCAGTGTGCCGAGCGGCAAAGAGCTTGAGAAGGTCCTTGCGGTGAAGGCTGGGCCTGAGGCGGTGAGTCCCGGGGAAAAGAAGCCGGCTGCGCCTGCTGTCGGTCCTGTCGAGCCGCGCCTTGTTGTGAACTTCGCTCTGGTTGAAGATGATGTGCGCTACAGTGGCGAGAATGGGATTCGCTTCCATCGCATGGTTGTGCGGGCTCTGGCCAAGCCTGCGGGTATGGGTTTTTCGGTTGATCCTGCGGCTACCGTTAGCCTTGACGCGTCCTTTGATCCAGCAGCCATCAGCCGTTCGCTTGTAACTTATCTTGAGGGATATGAGCAGAAGAACGACCGGTTCGGGAAGATCACCTTTCTGACGAAGGATATGACGATGCAGACTGAACATCTTGCGGTCGCCGCCTGGGTACAGGATTCGGTGACACATCGCGTTCTGCAGGCTGCGGTGATCCCGGTCAGCGCGGCACAGCAGGGAGCGCAGTGACATGAGGGCTTCGTGCGTTTTAGCGTGTGTCCTGGCTCTCGTCAGTGGATCTGCAGCCTTTGCGGCTCCGAAGGTGACGGTTCAGTGGCGCGTGAAGGCAGCTCCGACCAAGCCGGTCAAGGCGGGGGCGAAATTCACAGTGGTCATCACCGGACAGCCTGATCCCGGGTGGCATCTTTATGCGCTGGAAGAGCCGCAGGGTGGGCCTATCGCCACGGAGATTGCACTCACCGAGGGCGATCCGGCTGATCTCGTGCGCGTCGAAGAGGCGAAGCCGAAGGTCCTTCCGGATCCTAACTTCCAGCAACCCACGGGCTTTTTCGACAGCGCGGCTGACTTTACGCTGCATCTTCAGTCGGCACGGAATGCGTCGGCTGATGCGAGCGCGCTTCACATTCTTGTCCGCTATCAATCATGCACGGATCGCGTCTGCCTGCCTCCGCATACGGAGACGATGACGGTTCCGCTGACGATCGGCCGTTAACGCATACTTTCACCGCAAAGCGCGAGGCTATCTCGTTTCTGCTCCGCGTCCGCGAGCCACTTTTTCATCTCGCGAATCTCCTGCTGATAGAAGAGGGCTTCGAGTTTCTCGTGGTGAGGAGCGTTCGGACGGCTGGCGCGTATGGTTGCGGCGGCAAGGGACGCTTCTGATTCGGCGATTGCGGCACGGCAGTCTTCGATAGCCTGGTTGATTGTTTCTGGTCGTGGTGTCTTCATGTACGTGTGCTCCCTACAACAAAGAGCACAATACGCCCACGCGTATAGAACTATGGATTGCACTTTCGGGTATCAAGCTTGCCACATCCGTAGAGCCTATGTCAGGAACCTGAGACGCGGCTGGACGGGTGATCGCTGGCGACGGCTCCGTCGCGGATGGTGACGATGCGGTGGGCGAATTCGGCAATGTCGGGCTCATGGGTGACGAGGACGATGGTGTTTCCCTTGGCGTGGAGATCGTCGAAGAGGGCCATGATTTCGACAGAGGTCTTTGAGTCCAGGTTTCCAGTGGGCTCGTCGGCTAGGATGATCGACGGTGAATTGACGAGGGCGCGGGCGATGGCGACACGCTGGCGCTGACCACCGGAGAGCTCGTTCGGCTTGTGCATCATGCGGGTGCCGAGGTTGACCGACTCGAGGACAGCCTTGGCGCGGGCAGTGCGTTCAGCGGCTGGGGTGCCGTTATAGATGAGGGGAAGCTCGACGTTGTGGAGCGACGTTGCGCGAGCAAGCAGGTTGAAGGTCTGGAAGACGAAGCCGATCTCCTTGTTGCGGATACGAGCGAGCTCGTCGTCGTTGAGGCTGGAGACGTCGTGTCCGTTGAGCCAGTACTTGCCCTGCGTGGGAGAATCAAGGCAGCCGATGAGATTCATGAGGGTCGACTTGCCCGAGCCGGATGGGCCCATGATGGCGACGTACTCACTGTGGCGGATGCGGAGGTTTACGCCGCGAAGGGCGTTAACGGTCTGATCGCCCATGACGTAGGTCTTCCAGAGATTGCTGGTGACGATGACGTCTCCAGGATTTGGACCCTCGGCGTTGACGGCTGGTGCGGTGTCGGGGCTGACTGCGGTTTCGATGGCCATCCGGATCTCCGGTACTTGCTTCTGTTGCGTTGGTCGGGGAGTGATTGAGAGTTCAGTTGGGAATCGCTACCCGTTAGAGTCGTTCGGCCCGCGCTTCGGTTCCTATTGCGTGGTGACCGCTTCCGGTGTGTTGTCTCGTTTGACGACGCTGCCGCTCTTTAGAGCGCGGAGAACCTTGTAGCGGCCGGTGACGATCTCATCTCCTGGCTTGAGGCCGCTGAGGACTTCGATATCAGTGGCTCCGGTGATCCCAGTCGTGATGGGAACGAAGTTGACGCGGTTCTTACCCTTGGTTTCCTGGAGAACATAGACGCCCTGCACGAGTTTTGGCTTGGCGGTCGAAGCGCTCACGGAATTTGAGGGGGCCTTCCCGGAGTTGGCCGCGGCTGCCTTTTCGCCTTCGACATCGCGCTGGATAAGGGCCTGAATCGGGATGGTGAGAGCATCCGGCTTGTGGGCGGTGGTGATCTTGGCGGTAGTGGATAGGCCGGGACGGAGGTCGTCCTGGTTGGAGATACCGTCGAGGGTAACGACGACCTTGAAATCCTTGGCCTCTTCGGTTCCGGTGGTGGATTGGCTGGTTGCCACGCCGGTGGTGCGAAGAAGAGCCTGATCGCCGACCTGAGTGACATGTCCCTTGAAGGTGCGGCCGGGAAGGGCGTCCACTGTGACATCAGCGGTTTGGCCGAGCTCAACGTTGACGATGTCAGTTTCGTCAACCTTGACCTCAGCGGTGATGACGGACATGTCGGCGAGGGTCATGAGGGTGGAGCCCTCGGCGTTCTGGATGCCAACGACCATCGTCTCGCCTTCGCGGACGGGAACGTTCGTTACGAGGCCGTCGAAGGGCGCTCGGGAGATGGTCTTATCCAGCGCGTCGTAGTTGGCACGCTGGGAGGCGACGGCCTGATTGACGTGACCCCGGAGTGAGTCGGTCTGGGCCTTGGCCTGGGCCTCGGCCGCTTGGCGCTGCTGGAGCGTGGCTTCGGACATGTCGACGGCGGCTTTCTTGGCGTCGTAATCCTGCTTAGCGATGAGCTTATCTTCGTAGAGGGCTTTGGCGCGGTCGTAATCGAAGCGCTTCTGCTCGAGGTCGGCCTTGGCGGCGGCAGTGTTGGCCAGCGCAGTCTGCTCGGCGGCGATATTGGCGCTTACATCGGTCTGGGATGCGGCGATGGTCGCCTGCTGGGCGGAGACGGTGGCCTGAGGCTGGACACTTTCGACCGTGGCGAGAGTGGCTCCCTTGAGGACGTGGTCACCCTCCTTGACGTTGAGATGGGTAATGCGGCCGAAGGCGGTCGCGCCTATGTTGACGTAGGTCTTGGGTTTGATCTGGCCGGTGCCGCTGACGATGGAGAGAAGGTCACCGCGCGTGGCTTTGCCGGTGGCGACTTTGGTCACGTTCGCCTGATCGTGCAGAACCGTTCCAATGCCGATACCGACGAGAACCAGGACAACGACAACGAGGATAATGATCTTTTTGGCGTTCATAAGCCTTTTCTATAGCCAGACCTCCTACTTCGGCCTGACGGGTTGACCTGCTTGGCCTTTTCGATCCGGTATCAGGAGCAGGTACGCATGTGCTTTGCGAAGGGTTCCCACAGGCGCGAAATTTGTTCTTTCGCCTGCGGAGCGCTTTCTTTTCTTCGGGGAATCGGTCACACCAGCATACCGTTTTCGCCATCGTAGCAGGGTAGATTTACCGAGTCGATCACGCTTCTTGTCTTCGGGTTGTCTGCCCTCTACAATGAAAGTTGCTTTCTGGAGTTCCGCGGCCCTCACCTATGAAAATCTCTCTTCGTGACCATCTCTTCGCAATCGTTCTTCTTTCGGCAGTCGGCGTCGCAGGCAGTCCTGTGCGTGCCCAGGATGCCGCCGCGCCTCCCGCGGACGCGACGAAGACGGACGGAGGAGTGACGAAGGGTCCCGCAGTGGTGGAACATCCGGATCCGTTGAAGACACGAATCTCCGACAAGCAGCGGTTTGCACAACAGAAAAATCTGCGGAACGAGTTGAAGGGGCCCTACGCGAAGTGGGTGAACGAGGACGTTCGCTGGATCATCACGGACGAGGAGATGCAGGCGTTCAAGCATCTGAGCAACGACGAGGAACGCGACCAATTCATCGAGAATTTCTGGCTGAGGCGTAATCCGAACCCTGACTCTCCGGAGAACGAGTTTCGCGAACAGCACTATCAGCGGATCGCCTACGCGGATGAGCATTTTGCCGCGGGCAAGCCGGGCTGGCGTACGGACCGCGGGCACATCTATATTGCTTATGGAAAGGCCGACAGCATCGACTCGCACCCGAGTGGCGGCAACTACGAGCGTCCGATGGAAGAGGGCGGCGGCAATACATCCACGTTCCCATTCGAGGTTTGGCACTATCGCTACCTGGAGGGTATTGGCGACAACGTCGATATCGAGTTTGTCGACACGTGCATGTGCGGCGACTATCACATGACGATTGACCGCTCGGAGAAGGACGCGTTGAAGTACACACCGGGCGCGGGCCAGACGCTTTCCGAGCAGATGGGACAGTCGAAGAAGGCGGATCGCTTCTCGGGCGGTGGGCTCGAGCAGCTTGGCTCTGGACCGGGAACTTCGGGGAACCAGAGCAAGCAGTTTGATCGTCTCGACCGGTTTGCGAAGCTGATGGCTCCTCCGGCGATCAAGTTCAAGGATCTGGAAGCCTTTATGGGAACGGGCAAGATCCTCAATGGACCGCCGTTTCTGTTTGACGTTCGTACGGACTACGTCCGCGTGACGAACGAGACGGTGCTTGTGCCGCTGACCCTGCAGATTCAAAACCGGAACATCACGTTCAGCAACAA
It encodes:
- a CDS encoding protein-disulfide reductase DsbD domain-containing protein, whose translation is MRASCVLACVLALVSGSAAFAAPKVTVQWRVKAAPTKPVKAGAKFTVVITGQPDPGWHLYALEEPQGGPIATEIALTEGDPADLVRVEEAKPKVLPDPNFQQPTGFFDSAADFTLHLQSARNASADASALHILVRYQSCTDRVCLPPHTETMTVPLTIGR
- a CDS encoding VWA domain-containing protein is translated as MTNRLFFSCLLTLSVTGWAQTASQPPASTDEPITTLKVATRVVEISAVVKSKDGEPRGGMTKDDFVLKQDGREEPIHYFSQGSELPLTLALMVDTSGSQRTFIGDESLASDVFFETMLGRREDRAMLVQFDNSILQLKSLTSSANALHLALSGLSSHASAVGGTLLNDAVYIVAKEVLARETGRKAMVILTDGGDNGSRKTVEQAIEQAQRGDIQIYSILYSARDVANGYGISRPPGTDNGKAILQKLSESTGGRVFTVSHSISLREIFAEIGQDLRLQYEVGYTPPPDLQPNSYHKLELRAKDKKLSVQARKGFFAQP
- the msrB gene encoding peptide-methionine (R)-S-oxide reductase MsrB, which codes for MMNRNDFDANGGSHTTGSTRRAFLFTTAGVLGAVALWSARLPGVASAHDRRGDGPATVTIVNFGADGKPTGKAVVPHVVKPDADWQKQLSPISFDVTRNAGTERPYSGDTWDLHARGIFRCVCCDNALFSSETKFESGTGWPSFWQPIAKENVVETTDRSLGMARTEISCRECDAHLGHVFDDGPRPTGLRYCMNSAAMHFVKLA
- a CDS encoding efflux RND transporter periplasmic adaptor subunit, giving the protein MNAKKIIILVVVVLVLVGIGIGTVLHDQANVTKVATGKATRGDLLSIVSGTGQIKPKTYVNIGATAFGRITHLNVKEGDHVLKGATLATVESVQPQATVSAQQATIAASQTDVSANIAAEQTALANTAAAKADLEQKRFDYDRAKALYEDKLIAKQDYDAKKAAVDMSEATLQQRQAAEAQAKAQTDSLRGHVNQAVASQRANYDALDKTISRAPFDGLVTNVPVREGETMVVGIQNAEGSTLMTLADMSVITAEVKVDETDIVNVELGQTADVTVDALPGRTFKGHVTQVGDQALLRTTGVATSQSTTGTEEAKDFKVVVTLDGISNQDDLRPGLSTTAKITTAHKPDALTIPIQALIQRDVEGEKAAAANSGKAPSNSVSASTAKPKLVQGVYVLQETKGKNRVNFVPITTGITGATDIEVLSGLKPGDEIVTGRYKVLRALKSGSVVKRDNTPEAVTTQ
- the dgt gene encoding dGTP triphosphohydrolase, encoding MLLERVYPAPGHASLTAFQRDRDRIVQARAFRRLAGKTQVFTSRASDHFRSRLTHTIEVAQIARNVASALGLNEDLAETLALVHDIGHPPFGHAGERALDACLQRHGLRFDHNLHALRIVEHFEQRYAAHRGLNLTLGVREGIVKHSRDYDSVTHPELSSYFLDQSPPLEAQLIDLADEIAYLTADLDDGVESGLLEINHIRSQVSILARCYEVVEREHTGVEEKFLFNEALQLMQNTLIDDLIRTTRQGAEAIGAKSLADIRNHPQRLSVFSPQAESERLEEKRYLYNTLYSCPALTLEHDKAEEVVTKLFDFWMENLEELPQGYIDEVESEGHARVVADYIAGMTDSFILQQYVGVKRMVKPGTRR
- a CDS encoding ABC transporter ATP-binding protein — encoded protein: MAIETAVSPDTAPAVNAEGPNPGDVIVTSNLWKTYVMGDQTVNALRGVNLRIRHSEYVAIMGPSGSGKSTLMNLIGCLDSPTQGKYWLNGHDVSSLNDDELARIRNKEIGFVFQTFNLLARATSLHNVELPLIYNGTPAAERTARAKAVLESVNLGTRMMHKPNELSGGQRQRVAIARALVNSPSIILADEPTGNLDSKTSVEIMALFDDLHAKGNTIVLVTHEPDIAEFAHRIVTIRDGAVASDHPSSRVSGS
- a CDS encoding GWxTD domain-containing protein, whose amino-acid sequence is MKISLRDHLFAIVLLSAVGVAGSPVRAQDAAAPPADATKTDGGVTKGPAVVEHPDPLKTRISDKQRFAQQKNLRNELKGPYAKWVNEDVRWIITDEEMQAFKHLSNDEERDQFIENFWLRRNPNPDSPENEFREQHYQRIAYADEHFAAGKPGWRTDRGHIYIAYGKADSIDSHPSGGNYERPMEEGGGNTSTFPFEVWHYRYLEGIGDNVDIEFVDTCMCGDYHMTIDRSEKDALKYTPGAGQTLSEQMGQSKKADRFSGGGLEQLGSGPGTSGNQSKQFDRLDRFAKLMAPPAIKFKDLEAFMGTGKILNGPPFLFDVRTDYVRVTNETVLVPLTLQIQNRNITFSNKDGVAMGTVNILGRVSNLNHKAIQTFEDTVNVQVPSELLARKQNDVSVYWKSIPLRPGLYKVDIVIKDVNNPDHIGTWRRSVNVPKFDDDHLASSSLILAGSMERVPSRDIGAGNFVIGDTKIIPRVPPGIALPVTFHRAQSLNFWMQVYNLGIDEKSKQNGATLNYEITDMATNKSIVTSQELTNKLSPNADQLTIEKSMPLASLQPGKYQVSIKVDDGVSKQVITESAPFIVD
- a CDS encoding dipeptidase, with translation MLTRRRFLGYAALAPAALHPSLWAQVASQSTTDLPAPVISAKALAIHKRALVFDGHVHALDREFYHGGSMGTRSPVGQWDLVRAREGGVGAFFLSVFIPEEYYPSRFETKQAFRRVDHALRQLEMNRDQVELALNADDIERIRAKGKLAAVLDIEGSYDLDGDLGVLRDLYQLGVRSAQLSAHNWDQNYADACCSPPKWNGLNEHGRDLIREMNRLGMVINVSHSSDQTISQAIELSDVPIVSTHHGLRAINDIPRNMPDNLLKKLAAKGGVMGFQIGSEFAYPREYAWLTEHRHKTFWDTTSIPDRVKGKTIYEVDELVAPQFPMLGAQVPESVQMAVDDWVAVVDRAIQLVGEDHISIGSDFDGGPTLAKGMRDVRDLPMITDAMLRRGYSEERIDKFWGGNLLRVFKQITQTRG